One Paralichthys olivaceus isolate ysfri-2021 chromosome 21, ASM2471397v2, whole genome shotgun sequence genomic window carries:
- the lmf1 gene encoding lipase maturation factor 1 isoform X2, with protein sequence MLGAGLIKIRGDKCWRDLTCMDYHYETQPVPNPMSYYMHRSPWWFHRFETLSNHFVELVVPLFTFLGRRMCMVNGAIQILFQAVLIVSGNLSFLNWLTIVPSLACFDDKSLGFMFRSGGGAKEAVLAIQNDDAAGRTHKPTKGMLIRRVVNISLGILIGCLSVPVVMNLLSSRQVMNTSFDPLRIVNTYGAFGSITKERTEVIFQGTLSPDSKDPEAVWEEYQFLCKPGDIYRRPCLISPYHYRLDWLMWFAAFQTYEQSEWVIHIAGRLLSNDSTVLSLLDHNPFHGRDPPRWVRGEHFRYKFSRPGSASAAEGKWWLRKRIGAYFPPLDLQGLRGYFQSRKWPHPHITSRKT encoded by the exons ATGTTAGGAGCT gGTCTCATTAAAATCAGAGGGGACAAATGCTGGAGAGACCTCACCTGCATGGACTACCACTacgag aCCCAGCCAGTTCCCAACCCTATGTCCTACTACATGCACCGCTCCCCGTGGTGGTTCCATCGCTTCGAGACGCTGTCCAACCACTTCGTCGAGCTTGTTGTGCCGCTCTTCACCTTCCTGGGCAGGCGGATGTGCATGGTCAATGGAGCGATCCAGATCCTTTTCCAG GCGGTTCTGATCGTGAGCGGGAACCTTAGTTTCCTAAACTGGCTCACCATTGTTCCCAGTCTTGCTTGTTTCGATGACAAATCCCTTGGCTTCATGTTTCGCTCCGGAGGCGGAGCCAAAGAGGCGGTGCTGGCGATACAGAACGACGATGCAGCTGGACGCACCCACAAACCCACCAAAG GCATGTTGATACGCCGGGTGGTGAACATTTCTCTGGGCattctgattggctgcctgAGTGTCCCTGTGGTGATGAACCTGTTGAGCTCCAGGCAGGTGATGAACACCTCCTTTGACCCGCTGCGCATCGTCAACACCTACGGGGCCTTTGGCAG CATCACCAAGGAGCGTACGGAAGTGATTTTCCAGGGCACTCTGAGTCCTGATTCTAAGGACCCAGAGGCAGTTTGGGAGGAGTACCAGTTCCTGTGTAAACCAGGGGACATCTACCGGAGACCGTGCCTCATATCACCATACCATTACCGGCTGGACTGGCTCATGTGGTTTGCTGCCTTCCAG ACGTATGAGCAGAGTGAGTGGGTGATCCACATCGCCGGACGTCTGCTCTCCAACGACAGCACCGTCCTCTCCCTGCTGGACCACAACCCCTTCCATGGCAGAGACCCCCCCAG GTGGGTGCGAGGGGAACATTTCAGATATAAGTTCAGCCGGCCGGGCAGTGCCAGCGCAGCGGAGGGGAAGTGGTGGCTGAGGAAACGTATCGGAGCTTACTTCCCTCCACTGGACCTGCAGGGACTCAGGGGCTACTTCCAGTCCAGGAAGTGGCCCCACCCACATATAACATCAAGGAAGACGTAA